A genome region from Bacteroidales bacterium includes the following:
- a CDS encoding biopolymer transporter ExbD, whose translation MAEVQQKDSGDGKKGKPKKMHIHVDFTPMVDMNMLLITFFMLCTTLKKPQTMEISMPSNDKNITEEDQTKVAASRAITILLGGQDKVYYYSGQPDYTDYQTLSETTFAADGLRAVLQDRNREIVTQLEDLKQEKLETGMTDEDFNAKASEIKNVKTAPVVMIKGSDESNYKNLIDALDEMHLCGISKYAIVDITEGDQFLIDNYESKGELSSQIDTSKL comes from the coding sequence ATGGCAGAAGTACAACAAAAAGATTCAGGAGACGGCAAAAAAGGTAAACCTAAAAAAATGCATATCCACGTGGACTTTACCCCCATGGTTGATATGAACATGCTTTTGATTACCTTCTTCATGCTTTGTACAACTTTGAAAAAGCCACAAACCATGGAGATAAGTATGCCTTCGAACGATAAGAATATAACAGAAGAGGACCAAACTAAGGTCGCTGCTTCACGTGCTATAACAATCTTACTTGGAGGACAAGATAAAGTTTACTATTATTCAGGACAACCTGACTATACTGACTATCAAACATTGAGCGAAACTACTTTCGCTGCTGATGGATTACGTGCAGTATTGCAAGACAGAAACCGTGAGATAGTAACTCAATTAGAGGACTTGAAGCAAGAGAAGTTAGAGACTGGAATGACCGATGAGGACTTTAATGCAAAAGCATCAGAGATTAAAAACGTAAAAACTGCTCCAGTTGTTATGATTAAAGGATCTGATGAATCAAATTACAAAAACCTTATCGATGCACTTGACGAAATGCACCTTTGCGGAATTAGCAAATATGCAATCGTAGATATAACAGAGGGAGACCAATTTTTGATTGATAATTATGAATCAAAAGGTGAATTATCAAGCCAAATTGATACGTCTAAATTATAA
- the folP gene encoding dihydropteroate synthase: protein MNNTMPQTINIRGELVSLERPLVMGILNITPDSFYESSRNLEYNDALRRADQIIGEGADIIDVGAYSSRPGADDISEEEEIKRLKSVLPQIRERYPKTIISVDTFRSGVARYAVEECGVDIVNDITGGEGDADMFKTVAQLKVPYILMHMRGTPQTMQNETSYHNIIVDIIEYFSRKVTELHLLGVNDIILDPGIGFAKSLEQNYNIIKNLADFAQFKLPLLVGVSRKSMIYKLFNTTPQEALPGTIALNTMALTKGANILRVHDVSECVETVRIFELSK, encoded by the coding sequence ATAAACAATACAATGCCCCAAACTATTAATATACGAGGAGAGTTAGTGTCGTTGGAACGACCTCTTGTTATGGGTATATTGAATATTACACCTGATTCATTCTATGAGTCGAGCAGAAATCTTGAATATAATGATGCTCTTCGTAGAGCTGACCAGATTATAGGAGAAGGTGCAGATATTATAGATGTGGGAGCATACTCATCGCGTCCGGGAGCAGATGATATATCAGAAGAGGAGGAGATCAAGAGGTTGAAATCAGTTCTGCCACAGATAAGAGAGAGATACCCAAAAACAATAATATCGGTAGATACATTCCGTAGCGGAGTTGCAAGATATGCCGTTGAAGAGTGTGGTGTTGATATAGTAAACGATATAACAGGAGGAGAAGGTGATGCTGATATGTTTAAGACAGTAGCACAACTAAAGGTGCCTTACATATTAATGCATATGCGAGGAACTCCCCAAACAATGCAGAATGAGACCTCGTACCATAATATTATTGTTGATATTATTGAGTATTTTTCAAGAAAAGTAACAGAGTTGCATCTATTGGGAGTAAACGATATCATATTAGATCCCGGAATAGGATTTGCAAAAAGTTTAGAACAAAACTATAATATCATAAAAAATCTTGCAGATTTTGCACAATTTAAACTACCTTTGTTGGTGGGAGTATCTCGGAAGTCGATGATATACAAACTATTTAATACAACACCTCAAGAGGCATTGCCCGGTACGATAGCGTTAAACACTATGGCATTAACTAAGGGTGCGAACATTCTTAGGGTACACGATGTAAGCGAGTGCGTAGAGACAGTACGAATATTTGAACTATCAAAATAA
- a CDS encoding leucine-rich repeat domain-containing protein, producing MKLSLKTTLAVIFALLTFSNISAYDFKEVSGSDTIYYNKTKNPKIVYVTYKDANEGCYVGDIVIPTYVTNEGTKYIVGGIDNGAFKNCYALTNISLPIGIEYIGDDAFRNCTTITQITLPEYITKIGYYSFGNTGLKEVKIPAVAKIEGMAFKGCKNLKYVTLHDSTKVIDDFAFMDCHKLEKINLPVGLERLGRSAFFNCYNLGEEVTIWHKTKLIGLYAFGNCHKLKVIRCNGTAYIPYCEKFAFGDIRPINKTLIVPPNTKNGYIRIQEWQDFTNIIEE from the coding sequence ATGAAACTTTCATTAAAAACTACACTTGCAGTTATTTTTGCGTTACTCACTTTTAGTAATATAAGTGCATACGACTTTAAGGAGGTTAGCGGAAGCGATACCATCTACTACAACAAAACTAAAAACCCAAAAATTGTTTATGTTACATACAAAGACGCCAATGAGGGTTGTTATGTAGGAGATATTGTAATTCCCACATACGTTACAAACGAGGGGACAAAATATATTGTTGGTGGCATAGACAATGGTGCTTTCAAAAATTGCTATGCTTTAACAAATATATCTCTTCCAATAGGTATTGAGTACATTGGTGACGATGCATTTAGAAATTGCACTACTATTACTCAAATCACTCTACCCGAGTATATTACCAAGATTGGATACTACTCTTTTGGCAATACAGGTTTGAAAGAGGTTAAGATTCCTGCCGTTGCAAAGATTGAGGGTATGGCATTTAAAGGATGCAAAAACCTTAAATATGTAACCCTACACGATAGTACAAAAGTTATTGACGACTTTGCTTTTATGGATTGTCACAAACTTGAAAAAATTAACCTACCAGTAGGATTGGAGCGTTTAGGTAGAAGTGCATTTTTTAATTGCTACAATTTGGGAGAAGAGGTTACTATATGGCACAAAACAAAACTTATTGGTTTGTACGCATTTGGCAACTGTCACAAATTAAAAGTTATTCGTTGTAACGGAACAGCATATATTCCCTATTGCGAAAAGTTCGCCTTTGGAGATATTCGCCCAATTAACAAAACACTTATTGTTCCACCTAATACCAAGAATGGTTATATTAGAATACAAGAGTGGCAAGATTTTACCAATATCATAGAGGAGTAA
- a CDS encoding (d)CMP kinase translates to MKKITIAIDGFSSCGKSTMSKELARRIGYVYVDTGAMYRGVTLYCLRNNMIKGDKVDEEALKAVINNISITFGLDESGAQYLMLNDENVEKEIRGMEVSGKVSIVAAVPLVREAMVALQRKMGDDKGIVMDGRDIGTTVFPDAELKIFVTASPQIRAQRRLDEMRSKGNNEVTFEEVLFNVEERDRIDQTRAVSPLRKADDALVLDNSNMSIAEQDEWLMNEFQKRVTE, encoded by the coding sequence ATGAAAAAAATTACGATAGCCATCGACGGATTCTCATCTTGTGGAAAGAGTACTATGTCAAAAGAGTTGGCAAGGAGAATAGGGTATGTGTATGTTGATACAGGAGCAATGTATCGCGGAGTAACTCTATATTGTTTGCGAAACAATATGATTAAAGGAGATAAGGTTGATGAAGAGGCTCTCAAAGCCGTAATCAACAATATCTCAATAACCTTTGGCCTTGATGAATCAGGAGCCCAATATCTTATGCTCAATGACGAGAATGTAGAGAAGGAGATACGCGGGATGGAGGTCTCGGGCAAAGTGAGTATTGTTGCGGCAGTTCCTTTGGTGCGTGAGGCAATGGTTGCTCTTCAACGAAAGATGGGCGATGACAAAGGTATTGTAATGGATGGCAGAGATATTGGAACAACAGTATTCCCGGATGCCGAACTAAAAATATTTGTAACTGCTTCGCCACAAATAAGAGCACAGCGCCGTTTAGATGAGATGCGTTCAAAGGGTAATAATGAAGTAACCTTTGAAGAGGTGCTTTTTAATGTTGAGGAGCGTGACCGTATTGACCAAACTCGAGCAGTAAGCCCGTTACGAAAAGCTGATGATGCACTTGTGTTAGACAACTCAAATATGAGTATTGCAGAGCAGGATGAGTGGTTGATGAACGAATTTCAAAAGAGAGTTACAGAATAA
- a CDS encoding MotA/TolQ/ExbB proton channel family protein translates to MATKAKRFKGIESAFLVILCCAVVAVCVFIFLLGDPANFTDVNGDGIGDSDLGHPENMLGTIFKGGFIVPVLQTLFLTVIVLSVERAIVLMKAMGKGKTAKFVAAIKEKLAANDIKGAQELCDKQQGCVANVVTSVLVKYEQMENDTRLTKEQKLAVIQQEVEEATALELPALNQNLPIIATLTTLGTLVGLLGTVMGMIKSFSALASDGAADSVALSAGISEALINTAFGIATGALAVISYNFFTSKIDNLTFAIDEIGFSIVGTYAATHEK, encoded by the coding sequence ATGGCAACTAAAGCTAAAAGATTTAAAGGTATTGAATCTGCCTTTTTGGTAATTTTATGTTGTGCTGTTGTGGCAGTATGTGTATTTATTTTCCTTTTAGGAGATCCTGCTAACTTTACAGACGTAAACGGTGACGGAATCGGAGACTCAGATCTTGGACACCCAGAGAACATGTTGGGAACAATCTTTAAAGGAGGTTTCATTGTACCAGTTCTACAAACATTATTCTTAACAGTTATCGTATTAAGTGTTGAGCGTGCAATCGTTCTTATGAAAGCAATGGGTAAAGGTAAAACTGCAAAATTCGTTGCTGCTATCAAAGAGAAATTGGCTGCTAACGATATTAAAGGTGCTCAAGAGCTTTGCGACAAACAACAAGGATGTGTTGCTAACGTTGTAACTTCAGTACTTGTTAAATACGAGCAAATGGAGAACGATACTCGTTTAACTAAAGAGCAAAAACTTGCAGTTATCCAACAAGAGGTTGAGGAGGCTACAGCATTGGAACTTCCTGCACTTAACCAAAACTTGCCTATCATTGCAACTTTGACAACTCTTGGTACTTTGGTCGGACTACTTGGAACCGTTATGGGTATGATTAAATCATTCTCTGCTTTGGCTTCTGACGGTGCTGCTGACTCTGTTGCTCTATCTGCCGGTATTTCTGAGGCACTTATCAACACAGCATTCGGTATCGCAACTGGTGCTTTGGCTGTAATTTCTTACAACTTCTTTACAAGTAAAATTGACAACTTAACATTCGCTATCGACGAAATAGGATTCTCTATCGTTGGAACATACGCGGCTACACACGAGAAATAA
- a CDS encoding energy transducer TonB — translation MANISSQEWCDLIFEGRNKAYGAYDLRKDSPKRHNIATLSVVLIAAAAFFLPGVIGDLIDKIRPEEEEEIVMTQVTELSDLKEAEVKKNEEYKPLMETPPPPPLKSSIKFTAPVIKKDEEVSEEEEIKSQEELIESKVTISIADVEGNDEENGQDIADFKEAIKPVVEEEDNQVLEVVEQMPTFPGGQKALLQYISDNIKYPSIAQENGIQGRVVVRFVVKKDGSVGEVQVLRGVDATLDKEAVRVVKSIPNFIPGKQNGHAVNVWFTLPVQFKLM, via the coding sequence ATGGCAAATATCAGTTCACAAGAATGGTGCGACCTTATTTTTGAAGGTAGAAATAAGGCTTATGGCGCATACGATTTGCGTAAGGATTCACCAAAACGTCACAATATTGCAACATTATCGGTTGTTTTGATTGCCGCTGCTGCGTTCTTCTTACCTGGAGTAATCGGTGATTTGATTGATAAAATCAGACCTGAGGAAGAGGAGGAGATAGTAATGACTCAAGTAACAGAGTTGTCTGACTTGAAAGAGGCAGAGGTTAAGAAAAACGAAGAGTACAAACCTTTGATGGAAACACCTCCCCCACCACCACTAAAAAGTTCTATTAAGTTTACAGCTCCTGTAATTAAGAAGGACGAAGAGGTAAGTGAGGAAGAGGAGATCAAATCACAAGAGGAGTTGATTGAGTCTAAGGTAACAATCTCTATTGCCGACGTTGAAGGAAATGACGAGGAGAATGGTCAAGACATTGCTGACTTTAAAGAGGCAATTAAACCTGTAGTAGAGGAAGAGGATAATCAAGTACTTGAGGTTGTAGAGCAAATGCCTACATTCCCCGGAGGTCAAAAAGCACTTCTTCAATACATCAGTGACAACATTAAATACCCATCAATCGCTCAAGAGAACGGTATTCAAGGAAGGGTAGTTGTTCGCTTCGTTGTTAAGAAAGACGGTTCTGTAGGAGAAGTTCAAGTATTACGTGGAGTTGATGCAACTCTTGATAAAGAGGCAGTTCGCGTAGTAAAATCAATACCTAACTTCATCCCCGGTAAACAAAACGGACATGCAGTTAACGTATGGTTTACACTTCCTGTACAATTTAAACTAATGTAG
- a CDS encoding substrate-binding domain-containing protein, whose protein sequence is MKRAVYILFVAVLALFSCSNKEQKKKVLDTPTSGVIIMSADESFAPIIEEEIDLFEFTYPKASIIPIYTSEVEVMDLLLTDSVRFAITTRDFSMEEKNLIRSKKMIPVSFCIAKDAIALIINKSNPDSMLTVKQVKDILTGKITSWKEINPKSRLKELSLTFDNKNSSTVRYALDSICKGEPLASKNIYAQGTNEKVIDYVAATPGAIGVIGASWIGNEKDSTNMSFSDKVRVVAMSRDGVATPINSYQPYQAYIALDYYPFTRHVYALNTSSRTGLVRGFSNFLASDKGQLIILKAGMMPTTQQVVIKPVKISD, encoded by the coding sequence ATGAAGAGAGCAGTTTACATATTATTTGTTGCAGTTCTTGCCCTATTTTCGTGTAGTAACAAAGAGCAAAAAAAGAAGGTATTAGACACACCAACCTCAGGTGTAATCATAATGTCGGCAGATGAGTCATTTGCTCCCATTATTGAGGAGGAGATTGACCTGTTTGAGTTTACCTACCCCAAAGCAAGTATCATTCCCATATACACTTCTGAAGTTGAAGTTATGGATCTGCTATTGACCGATAGTGTTAGATTTGCCATAACAACAAGAGATTTCTCAATGGAAGAGAAAAATTTAATCAGAAGTAAAAAGATGATACCAGTATCTTTCTGTATAGCAAAAGATGCGATAGCACTTATAATTAATAAGAGTAATCCCGATTCAATGTTGACTGTAAAGCAGGTAAAAGATATTCTTACAGGAAAAATAACATCGTGGAAAGAGATAAATCCAAAGTCAAGGTTAAAAGAGTTGTCTCTGACATTTGATAATAAGAACTCAAGTACAGTGCGATATGCTCTTGATTCAATATGTAAGGGCGAGCCTTTAGCAAGTAAAAATATATATGCACAAGGTACAAATGAGAAAGTTATTGACTATGTGGCTGCAACACCGGGAGCAATAGGGGTAATTGGTGCAAGTTGGATTGGAAACGAGAAGGATTCAACCAATATGAGTTTCTCTGATAAGGTGCGAGTAGTTGCAATGAGTAGAGATGGAGTCGCAACACCAATAAACTCGTACCAACCATATCAAGCATATATAGCACTTGATTACTATCCGTTTACTCGTCATGTGTATGCACTGAATACATCATCACGAACAGGCTTGGTAAGAGGATTTTCAAACTTCCTTGCTTCAGATAAAGGTCAACTTATTATCTTAAAGGCAGGAATGATGCCAACAACACAACAGGTCGTAATAAAACCTGTTAAAATATCGGACTAA
- a CDS encoding polyprenyl synthetase family protein: MQTVEEYIELINKAVANIEYPKTPFGLYEPVKYQLDMGGKRVRPLLTLMACDMFGGNVNSAISPALGLEIFHNFTLLHDDVMDKAEIRRGRPTVHIAWSENTAILSGDAMQIVATQKVCEVPSNVHKEVLDLYNKTALEICEGQQYDMEFESREDVTVEEYINMIRLKTAVLIGCALKMGAIIGGATTEQSEALYKFGENIGLAFQLQDDYLDVYGDAKTFGKKIGGDILNNKKTYMLISAMTMAKGDTKERLLTLLEGPQDDNKIEQVTAIYTELGIDKMAREKISDYSQKALAYLNNIPNNEELKAFANSLTERKI; encoded by the coding sequence GTGCAAACAGTCGAAGAGTATATAGAGCTAATAAACAAGGCGGTTGCTAACATTGAATATCCAAAAACACCATTTGGATTGTATGAACCTGTGAAATATCAGTTAGATATGGGCGGCAAACGTGTAAGACCTCTCTTAACACTAATGGCGTGTGATATGTTTGGTGGGAATGTTAATAGTGCAATATCTCCTGCATTAGGTTTAGAGATATTTCATAATTTTACTCTCTTGCACGATGATGTTATGGATAAGGCTGAGATTCGCAGAGGACGTCCCACTGTTCATATTGCATGGAGCGAAAATACCGCAATTCTTTCAGGTGATGCAATGCAAATCGTTGCAACACAAAAGGTGTGTGAAGTTCCCTCAAATGTACATAAAGAGGTGCTTGACCTTTACAATAAAACTGCATTAGAGATATGCGAAGGGCAACAATATGATATGGAGTTTGAGAGTCGTGAGGATGTGACCGTTGAGGAGTATATAAATATGATTCGCCTAAAAACTGCGGTATTGATAGGTTGTGCTTTGAAGATGGGTGCAATAATTGGAGGTGCAACTACTGAACAATCAGAAGCACTATATAAATTTGGAGAGAATATAGGATTGGCATTCCAATTGCAAGATGACTATTTAGATGTTTACGGCGATGCCAAAACTTTTGGTAAAAAAATAGGTGGAGATATACTTAATAACAAAAAAACCTATATGCTTATCTCTGCTATGACTATGGCAAAAGGAGATACAAAAGAGAGATTGTTAACTCTGTTGGAAGGTCCGCAAGATGATAATAAGATTGAACAGGTAACTGCCATATATACAGAGTTGGGAATAGATAAGATGGCTCGTGAAAAAATATCGGATTATAGTCAAAAGGCATTGGCATATCTCAATAACATACCCAATAACGAAGAGTTAAAAGCATTTGCCAATTCGCTAACTGAACGTAAGATATGA
- a CDS encoding Bax inhibitor-1/YccA family protein, protein MGNNYYYVPSHSATQVGALMKSVYMWMTLALGVTGVVALYVAQSTELMYSIFSSPILFWGLIIAEFALVMIISARINKMSFSTSLLLFFLYSLVNGLTLSVIFAVYTKESVATTFFVTAGTFGVMSLVGYFTKKDLSKLGGILFMLLIGLIIATVVNIFWANSTMYWIITYAGVLIFVGLTIYDTNKIKAMLEYHQGDEVATQKIALLGALTLYLDFINLFLYLLRLLGDRK, encoded by the coding sequence ATGGGAAATAACTATTATTATGTGCCTTCACATTCTGCAACACAGGTGGGAGCATTAATGAAAAGTGTATATATGTGGATGACTCTTGCATTAGGAGTAACAGGAGTTGTGGCACTATATGTTGCACAATCAACAGAGTTGATGTATTCGATATTCTCTTCCCCAATTTTGTTTTGGGGATTGATTATAGCAGAGTTTGCATTGGTGATGATTATAAGCGCAAGAATAAATAAAATGTCGTTTTCGACATCCTTGCTATTGTTCTTCTTGTACTCATTGGTGAATGGATTAACACTCTCTGTAATATTTGCAGTATACACAAAAGAGTCGGTGGCAACAACATTCTTTGTGACGGCAGGAACATTTGGAGTTATGAGTCTTGTCGGATATTTCACTAAAAAAGATTTATCTAAATTAGGTGGTATATTATTTATGTTGCTGATAGGTCTTATCATTGCAACGGTAGTAAATATATTTTGGGCAAACAGTACTATGTACTGGATTATAACATACGCAGGGGTGTTGATATTTGTAGGTTTGACAATTTACGATACCAACAAAATAAAAGCAATGTTAGAGTATCACCAAGGCGACGAGGTGGCGACTCAAAAAATAGCTCTGTTAGGAGCATTGACGCTCTATTTAGATTTTATAAATCTGTTCCTTTATCTATTGCGATTATTGGGCGATAGAAAATAG
- a CDS encoding TatD family hydrolase has translation MFDTHTHIYLPEFDEDCHLVVQRARESGVVMMLPNVDIETIAPLKRVLNSYPDCCIAAMGLHPTSVGEDYKQQLQQVYDELLQGDYKAVGEIGIDLYWDTTYRKEQIDVFAEQIKWANSMSLPIIIHNREAFEDTLQTLKQNPIERFVMHSFGGTPDEVKRVREVGDAYFGINGVATFKNAKLDDTIREIGIDRLMVETDAPYLTPVPYRGKRNEPSYIVNTINKVA, from the coding sequence ATATTTGATACCCATACCCATATATATCTACCCGAGTTTGATGAAGATTGTCACTTGGTAGTACAGCGGGCAAGAGAGAGTGGGGTAGTAATGATGCTGCCCAATGTAGATATTGAGACAATTGCACCCTTAAAGAGGGTTCTAAACAGCTATCCGGATTGCTGTATTGCTGCAATGGGATTGCATCCCACATCGGTAGGAGAAGATTATAAACAACAACTGCAACAAGTTTATGATGAGTTGTTGCAGGGAGATTATAAGGCGGTAGGTGAGATTGGTATTGATTTATATTGGGATACTACATATCGTAAAGAACAAATTGATGTCTTCGCTGAGCAAATAAAGTGGGCAAATAGTATGTCGTTACCTATTATAATACATAACAGAGAGGCATTTGAAGATACGCTCCAGACACTAAAACAAAATCCTATTGAAAGATTTGTTATGCACAGTTTTGGCGGAACACCGGATGAGGTTAAACGAGTGCGAGAGGTTGGTGATGCTTATTTTGGTATAAATGGGGTAGCAACATTTAAAAATGCAAAATTAGATGATACCATAAGGGAGATAGGTATTGATAGGTTAATGGTTGAAACTGATGCTCCGTACTTAACACCTGTGCCATATCGGGGGAAACGAAACGAGCCTTCTTATATAGTTAATACTATAAATAAGGTAGCATAG
- the porQ gene encoding type IX secretion system protein PorQ produces MKRIVFFVIALWIAPTVKSQEGKSAFDFLGLPVSSHANSLGGNNISIIEEDVSMVRYNPALLGPEMDMIIDLNYMRYMAGTNSAGAMFAKAAGDRAAWSAGLQYVGYGNLTEADAQGNILGTFSAKDMVINGGYTHDFGARWRGGFQAKLIYSAYADYSSLALAVDVGLNYYNPNKEFSMSLVFKNLGGQLKRFTETHERLPWDIQFGFSKTMRSVPIRWSVTVDHLSKWHLPYTKPRTDEFSGGEILETKDTFFSNLFRHMIFGVEYIPSRNFYIALGYNYKTHTDMLRYGRNFLSGFTFGTGVQVKMVGLGISVANRHAKGTMFMFNINMRLNDFKR; encoded by the coding sequence ATGAAGAGAATTGTTTTTTTTGTGATAGCGCTCTGGATAGCGCCAACCGTAAAGTCGCAAGAGGGAAAATCGGCATTTGATTTTCTCGGTTTGCCTGTGTCTTCACATGCCAATTCGTTGGGCGGAAACAATATCTCTATCATTGAAGAGGATGTCTCTATGGTTCGTTATAATCCCGCATTGTTAGGTCCAGAGATGGATATGATAATAGACCTTAACTATATGCGATATATGGCGGGAACCAATTCTGCTGGAGCAATGTTTGCAAAGGCGGCAGGTGATAGGGCTGCGTGGTCGGCAGGATTGCAATATGTTGGTTATGGTAATTTAACCGAAGCCGATGCTCAAGGTAATATATTGGGAACATTCTCGGCAAAAGATATGGTGATAAACGGTGGTTACACTCATGATTTTGGTGCAAGGTGGCGAGGTGGATTTCAAGCAAAATTAATATATTCGGCTTATGCCGACTACTCATCATTGGCACTTGCAGTAGATGTTGGTCTTAACTACTACAATCCAAACAAAGAGTTTTCAATGTCATTGGTGTTTAAAAATTTAGGAGGTCAATTAAAAAGATTTACCGAAACTCACGAACGCTTGCCATGGGATATACAATTTGGATTCTCAAAAACGATGCGTAGTGTACCTATAAGATGGTCGGTAACTGTTGATCACCTGAGCAAGTGGCACTTGCCATATACTAAACCTCGTACCGATGAATTTTCGGGAGGAGAAATCCTTGAGACAAAAGATACCTTCTTTTCAAATCTGTTTCGCCATATGATTTTTGGAGTGGAGTATATTCCAAGTCGAAATTTTTATATAGCTTTGGGATATAATTACAAAACGCATACCGATATGCTTCGTTACGGAAGAAATTTCTTATCGGGATTTACATTCGGAACAGGAGTACAGGTAAAGATGGTAGGACTTGGTATTTCAGTGGCAAATCGCCATGCTAAGGGAACAATGTTTATGTTCAACATCAATATGCGTTTAAACGATTTTAAACGATAA
- a CDS encoding biopolymer transporter ExbD codes for MPRVKVKRKSTLIDMTAMSDVTVLLLTFFMLTSTFVQKEPVQVSTPDSVSEIKIPETDILQILIDQDGKIYMSLDRPADKEAVLGDVAAQYGIELSNKDIQSFKVLPTFGFPIKDLKEFLALQSHEQDKALKGEVMGIAAGIPCDTTKNAEGIDDKNEVKMWVKSARAANSNLRIAIKAAAGTPYPIIRNLMTSLQDIRENRYNLITNLKKISDEDRVVIK; via the coding sequence ATGCCAAGAGTAAAAGTAAAAAGAAAGAGTACGCTCATCGATATGACCGCGATGAGTGACGTTACTGTGCTTTTGCTTACATTCTTTATGTTGACCTCAACCTTCGTGCAAAAAGAGCCAGTTCAGGTTTCAACTCCCGATTCAGTATCGGAAATTAAGATTCCTGAGACAGATATTTTGCAAATTTTGATCGACCAAGACGGTAAAATATACATGAGTCTTGATAGACCTGCAGATAAGGAAGCGGTTCTTGGAGATGTTGCAGCACAGTATGGAATAGAATTGTCAAATAAAGACATCCAATCTTTTAAAGTTCTTCCTACTTTTGGATTCCCTATTAAAGATTTGAAAGAGTTCTTAGCTCTTCAATCTCACGAACAAGACAAAGCTCTTAAAGGAGAGGTAATGGGAATCGCTGCCGGTATCCCTTGCGATACTACAAAAAATGCAGAAGGAATTGACGATAAGAATGAAGTTAAGATGTGGGTAAAAAGTGCACGTGCTGCAAATAGCAACTTAAGAATTGCTATCAAAGCTGCTGCAGGAACACCCTATCCTATTATCAGAAACTTAATGACTTCTTTACAAGATATTCGTGAGAACCGTTATAACCTTATAACAAACCTCAAAAAAATATCTGATGAGGATAGAGTCGTTATTAAATAG
- the cdaA gene encoding diadenylate cyclase CdaA: MFTSIGIKDIIDIFLVSIILYYVYRVMRVSGTIKIFGGIIAFIVIWILVSRIFEMQLLGSIMDKLVNVGVIILVILFQDDIRIFLSELGSHKSWKRFTNFFKAKKNETNEVPEYVMHIVYACKNMSQTKTGALIVVKQDMPLVKYEATGEKINAEIESRLIETIFYKGTPLHDGAIIIGDGKIIAASCILPVSHAPNIPRELGLRHRSALGITQETDAVAVIVSEERGEISFAKNGKISRNITTQALERMLSISKNR, encoded by the coding sequence ATGTTTACCTCTATTGGAATAAAAGATATAATAGATATATTCTTGGTATCAATAATACTCTACTATGTATATAGAGTAATGCGAGTATCAGGAACAATAAAGATATTTGGAGGAATAATAGCCTTCATAGTAATATGGATATTAGTCTCTCGCATATTTGAGATGCAACTCCTTGGTTCAATAATGGACAAGTTGGTAAATGTAGGAGTGATAATATTGGTTATTCTTTTTCAGGATGACATACGTATATTCTTGAGTGAACTAGGTTCGCACAAGAGTTGGAAACGCTTTACTAATTTCTTTAAGGCCAAAAAGAACGAGACTAATGAAGTTCCGGAATATGTAATGCATATAGTATATGCCTGTAAAAATATGTCTCAAACAAAAACAGGAGCATTAATAGTGGTAAAACAAGATATGCCATTGGTAAAATATGAGGCAACAGGAGAGAAGATAAATGCCGAGATAGAGTCTCGATTAATAGAGACAATATTCTATAAAGGAACTCCGCTTCACGATGGAGCCATAATTATAGGAGACGGAAAGATAATCGCTGCAAGTTGTATATTGCCAGTATCGCATGCACCCAATATCCCGCGAGAGTTAGGCTTAAGACACCGTTCGGCATTAGGAATAACGCAAGAGACAGATGCAGTAGCAGTGATAGTGTCAGAGGAGCGAGGAGAAATATCGTTCGCCAAGAATGGAAAAATATCTCGCAATATAACAACACAAGCATTGGAGAGAATGTTATCAATAAGTAAAAACAGATAG